A section of the Methanosarcina mazei S-6 genome encodes:
- the cbiZ gene encoding adenosylcobinamide amidohydrolase, which produces MQYHIKDQTLIIKGDFEAVSTGLNGGRARVEYIFNKQVPRTFNPPSPEEFIREEARKDGIETASLGLLTAVNMEYLQVIEDDYMTAFITAGVSNCSEFRAKAGTINIILVSKARLSETALFGAIITATEAKGLALLEKGYNFLGTNTDAVIVAYETCSDSGPKSKTNQEIPYAGSSTEFGKKITEAVIKGIKAGLELRGE; this is translated from the coding sequence ATGCAATATCACATAAAAGACCAGACACTCATTATAAAAGGTGATTTTGAAGCCGTAAGCACCGGATTAAACGGCGGCCGTGCGCGGGTAGAATACATTTTTAATAAACAGGTGCCAAGGACTTTTAATCCCCCAAGTCCTGAGGAGTTCATAAGAGAAGAAGCTCGAAAAGACGGAATAGAAACAGCCAGTCTCGGTCTTCTGACAGCAGTAAATATGGAATACCTCCAGGTCATTGAAGACGATTATATGACAGCTTTTATAACAGCTGGCGTAAGCAACTGCTCGGAATTCAGGGCAAAGGCAGGGACCATAAACATAATTCTGGTCTCAAAAGCAAGGCTATCAGAAACAGCTCTCTTCGGTGCAATCATCACAGCTACTGAAGCTAAAGGGCTTGCTCTTCTCGAAAAAGGATACAATTTTCTGGGCACCAATACGGATGCAGTTATTGTTGCATATGAGACCTGCTCAGACTCGGGCCCGAAAAGTAAGACAAATCAGGAAATCCCTTATGCAGGTTCAAGTACTGAGTTTGGAAAAAAGATTACAGAAGCAGTTATAAAAGGGATTAAGGCAGGGCTTGAGTTAAGAGGAGAATAA
- the mtaB gene encoding methanol--corrinoid protein co-methyltransferase MtaB has translation MAVNRCTKMSYASADEMIFGKAVKPVKAGLGLEIGAGYTTPEVNYAPRPEAGASKEKLIKEYERITTDIMARMVQIGAPAVVLETEHVQQMSNNPEWGAAVAHAQKTIMEDYHDEYGIKCALRHTIGDIRESRDFLELRGGDKYNTFLEAFEQCAKSGADMLSVESMGGKEIFDYAILRNDMAGILFGIGVLGSMDMEMIWKDISDIAKKTGTISAGDTDCAQANTAMFIAGGLLDKNLAHTIAIIARTISAARSLVAYEAGATGPGKDCGYENTIVKAIAGVPIAQEGKTSTCAHSDLMGNIVMQCCDLWSNESVEYHGEFGGTTVQCWSETLAYDCSMMNVALQSGNEKVLRDILVASDMYRDAQGYVLAYPHAYRVGEAIVRNGDDIYLRAKNAALETIKIIEEGAKGKLELSRFETTALANAKTSFEALTDDADKFMSDCLTKYKQEVKVFKPENYGL, from the coding sequence ATGGCAGTAAACAGATGTACTAAAATGTCTTATGCAAGCGCAGATGAAATGATCTTTGGAAAAGCCGTCAAGCCCGTCAAAGCAGGGCTCGGGCTCGAGATCGGGGCCGGCTACACAACTCCTGAAGTAAACTACGCTCCCAGGCCTGAAGCAGGTGCATCCAAAGAGAAGCTCATAAAAGAATATGAAAGGATCACTACCGACATCATGGCAAGGATGGTCCAGATCGGTGCTCCAGCTGTTGTTCTGGAAACCGAACATGTCCAGCAGATGTCCAACAATCCCGAATGGGGTGCAGCCGTTGCACATGCACAGAAGACCATCATGGAAGACTACCATGATGAATACGGCATAAAGTGTGCTCTCCGTCACACCATTGGTGATATTCGTGAGAGCAGGGACTTCCTCGAGCTCAGAGGGGGAGACAAGTACAACACCTTCCTGGAAGCCTTTGAGCAGTGTGCAAAGAGTGGCGCAGACATGCTTTCTGTAGAATCAATGGGTGGAAAAGAAATCTTTGACTATGCCATTCTCAGGAACGACATGGCCGGCATACTTTTCGGTATAGGCGTTCTGGGCAGCATGGATATGGAAATGATCTGGAAAGACATTTCTGACATTGCAAAGAAGACAGGAACTATTTCCGCTGGTGACACAGACTGTGCCCAGGCAAACACCGCAATGTTCATTGCAGGCGGTCTCCTTGACAAGAACCTTGCCCATACAATCGCAATAATTGCCAGGACCATATCAGCAGCGAGATCTCTCGTGGCATACGAAGCAGGTGCAACCGGCCCTGGAAAAGACTGCGGTTATGAAAACACAATTGTCAAAGCAATTGCAGGAGTTCCGATTGCTCAGGAAGGTAAGACCTCGACCTGTGCCCACTCTGACCTGATGGGTAACATCGTTATGCAGTGCTGTGACCTATGGTCCAATGAATCTGTCGAATACCATGGTGAATTCGGCGGTACCACAGTTCAGTGCTGGTCAGAGACCCTTGCATATGACTGTTCCATGATGAACGTCGCTCTCCAGTCGGGCAACGAGAAAGTACTGAGAGACATACTCGTGGCTTCCGATATGTACAGAGACGCGCAGGGCTATGTCCTCGCATATCCGCATGCCTACAGGGTAGGAGAGGCAATTGTCAGGAACGGAGACGACATCTACCTCCGTGCAAAGAATGCCGCTCTCGAAACCATCAAAATCATCGAAGAAGGAGCAAAAGGTAAGCTCGAACTCTCAAGGTTCGAAACAACTGCACTTGCAAACGCAAAGACATCTTTTGAAGCTCTTACTGACGATGCTGACAAGTTCATGAGCGACTGCCTTACAAAATATAAACAGGAAGTCAAAGTCTTCAAACCAGAGAACTACGGCCTCTAA
- the mtaC gene encoding methanol--corrinoid protein MtaC, with the protein MEVKYLIEIDPSMILVRYNVKMEKQMTPEDAAEELYPKDELIYPIAKAIFEGEEDDVVEGLEKAISSGKDPISLIDDALMVGMGVVTRLYDEGIIFLPNVMMSADAMLEGIDHVKQKAGKAPTVKGKVVCHVAEGDVHDIGKNIVAALLRAAGYDVVDLGRDVPVDEVIATVEKENPMMLTGTALMTTTMYAFKEVNDKLMEKGYRIPFACGGGAVNQDFVSQYELGVYGEEAADAAKIADFIKANGDNVVKLREKFHRH; encoded by the coding sequence ATGGAGGTTAAATATTTGATAGAAATAGATCCCAGTATGATTCTGGTGCGTTATAATGTAAAAATGGAAAAGCAAATGACACCAGAAGACGCTGCAGAAGAACTTTACCCAAAAGATGAATTAATTTATCCGATAGCAAAGGCCATTTTTGAAGGCGAAGAAGATGACGTTGTAGAAGGACTGGAAAAGGCCATTAGCTCTGGAAAGGACCCAATCTCCCTAATAGATGACGCATTGATGGTTGGTATGGGGGTAGTCACCAGACTTTACGATGAAGGAATTATTTTCCTGCCAAACGTTATGATGTCTGCTGACGCTATGCTGGAAGGTATCGACCATGTTAAGCAGAAGGCAGGAAAGGCACCCACAGTAAAAGGAAAAGTAGTATGCCATGTTGCAGAAGGTGACGTCCATGATATCGGAAAGAATATTGTGGCTGCACTACTGAGAGCAGCTGGCTATGACGTTGTAGACCTTGGAAGAGATGTTCCTGTAGATGAGGTCATCGCAACTGTTGAAAAAGAAAATCCCATGATGCTAACAGGTACTGCTCTGATGACCACGACCATGTATGCATTCAAGGAAGTTAATGATAAGCTTATGGAGAAAGGCTACAGGATCCCATTTGCATGTGGTGGAGGTGCTGTGAATCAGGATTTCGTGTCCCAGTATGAGCTTGGGGTTTATGGTGAAGAAGCAGCCGATGCCGCTAAAATAGCCGATTTCATCAAGGCAAATGGGGACAACGTTGTGAAACTAAGGGAGAAATTCCATAGACACTGA
- a CDS encoding IS630-like element ISMma17 family transposase (programmed frameshift) encodes MSLEMFTTSDVATAICSSCDKNEKLKLQALLLVKNGLSPAKVAEDFSVHRSTVHRWMKRAEEEGLSSLKCRPGRGVKSFLTEEQLSVLKKALSEPIPTDDGFSRGWQTKDAIQFVREKFGISYSKSRMRQIIKNLGFSRITCRPQSKRRNQALTNEFIAEIKKKRLLNPDYLFVTQDESSFYLDSNRSKCWAIKGSKPIKFISGSKTKINIGGFYTENRDFYWYDLGIKKNTDSFLKSLIKLKKDIGRKIFLLLDRATWHKSKKAREFFQNNKYWLQILLFPPATPDRNPTEYCWKTTREELTSIKSFKNIKVLKEELDEFWEKHVFTHKMSHYLKW; translated from the exons ATGAGTTTGGAAATGTTTACTACTTCTGATGTTGCCACGGCTATCTGTAGTTCCTGTGACAAGAATGAGAAGTTAAAACTTCAAGCGTTGCTGTTAGTTAAAAATGGTTTGAGTCCAGCTAAAGTTGCAGAAGATTTCTCAGTTCATCGTTCAACAGTTCATCGTTGGATGAAAAGAGCTGAAGAAGAAGGTTTGTCCAGCCTTAAATGTAGACCTGGTCGAGGAGTAAAGTCTTTTTTAACTGAAGAGCAACTTTCTGTGTTAAAGAAAGCATTATCAGAGCCAATACCAACAGATGATGGCTTTTCTCGTGGTTGGCAAACTAAGGATGCAATTCAATTTGTCAGAGAGAAATTTGGAATATCTTATTCCAAATCAAGAATGAGACAAATTATTAAAAATTTAGGATTTAGTAGAATTACATGTAGACCTCAATCAAAAAGACGAAATCAGGCATTAACAAACGAATTTATTGCTGAAATCAA AAAAAAAAGACTCTTAAATCCTGACTATTTATTTGTCACTCAGGATGAGAGTAGTTTTTATTTAGACTCAAACAGATCAAAATGTTGGGCAATAAAAGGCTCTAAGCCTATTAAATTTATAAGTGGTTCAAAAACAAAAATCAATATTGGAGGATTCTACACTGAAAACAGAGACTTTTATTGGTATGATTTAGGGATTAAAAAGAATACAGACTCTTTCTTAAAATCATTAATAAAGCTTAAAAAAGACATAGGAAGAAAAATATTTCTTCTACTGGACAGAGCAACATGGCATAAATCGAAAAAAGCAAGAGAATTCTTTCAAAATAACAAATATTGGTTGCAAATATTACTTTTCCCTCCAGCTACTCCAGATAGGAACCCAACAGAATATTGTTGGAAAACGACAAGAGAAGAGTTAACGTCAATAAAATCATTCAAGAATATTAAAGTATTAAAGGAAGAACTAGATGAGTTTTGGGAGAAGCATGTATTCACGCACAAGATGTCGCATTATTTAAAATGGTGA
- a CDS encoding tetratricopeptide repeat protein, whose amino-acid sequence MAKKGIGGIIIVYDEAFQRGLDLVKHKRYEKAVNTFNKILDKNPGHTGALFNRGLALLEIKKPQEALDSFNEVLQLEPGNSDALYRKGTCLAALLKFGESLEAYESALETSPDNPEIWYMRGLAFAEIDRTEASILCFEKALELMPEYAAAWCAMGTVAGKAERYEEALENFERALEINPKDSEACYAKGLVLAKLEKYDSALECFDSLTRENPRNENALEQKCLLLAKIGKKDLALEALEDFLKKYPANEAALYHKGILLSELSRYEEAEKIFSKVLKLDPENREAWFRKGFALVQLLRLNEAIKAFEEAIKIDPSYFEAWNCRCFALMKLEVYEEALEAFDSMLRIYPDVKDIWYSRALALLKLQNYAEAVQSFARVTELDPENKDAWLQQGLLLARTGKHEEALNALEKLLEYDPDFTEAQKLRGTVLAGLGRFEEALGPLEKSLEKEPENYNLWLQKGLILLDTGKLEPAIDAFENAARLNPDNETCWMNMGFALYSLERYEEALEAFKEGLRLNPYLETGWNRKGIVLGKLGKTGEALEAFEEAIKLRPDFEDAWKNRGLLLFASEECEKAEEAFAEVLKINPEDIDSLYNRGISLLKLGRKETALEYLEKVVSLRPDYPDLSYSLGVALTELGEYEKALETFEKLASENPYDLEIQCRRGKLAMEVGNYETALQAFERILTEKPASREAWYRKGLALLKLENFEEAVKAFDAVATKDADYEDAGVLKGFAQMKLKECASALETFERVLEKKPDSDTAWYYRGMILYTLQRQEEAAKAFESASRLNPGLYTAFEYRAKCLFETGQYEAAFEAFEAVLEKDPENLSALEKRAICLFELKKNKEAVDALSTLLESDPERKDTKLRLEEAKLRLGIEYFELGQYENALELFEGINEKAEGIYEKTRDPQKPNSVLYWKGLVFIRQEAYEKAVEAFKGITDQDPNFAEGWYFTGLSCSKLGRYEEASEAFKKALEINSALRDTHDICYQLGISNFELGKFEEALKAFEKAFKTTPDREQITETTYTDLIYMKSLSLLRLGRYKEAEVGFKEVIFRDPDNAEALAHLSTACFKQEHYEEALEIFEKVLSQTPERKTVLFRKGVALKALGKIQDSLDIFDLVLKLKPDCSYALEQRGYALFELGRYGEAAEAFKEALEYCPNKTYMQYLKGLAFFRIGNFTEALEGFGKALELGCQKPDIPYYTGLSCFETGDYAGALKAFDRLPEEGTQDPDVLQKRALALFELGRQEEAVSAVNFLLELSAENLTIGEKGNEPEGNEPEKSPEENNRICQELLEKFASALIELGKPEEALLPLEKLAREGSASKETLYDRGIALLELGRQEEAFEIFSDLIEIYPDFKKAWYGKGLVLFSQEHYEEALKALKQAVPDGEESKIGEPELEDALTKIGLSQLKTGKYEDACDTFEKVLEKNPMAADIWYLSGLVMRGLDQNEDAVEAFNRALEIKPDLRAAQEQKGLALLSLCRYEEARDAFSSVLEESPENADVLYNRAVASFKTLNFEDAAKDLEKVLLFAPDSPDYTEACYMLGIASIELQDYERALQALDMVLEWEPEHEEALYNMALVLFNLEEYEEAARTFEQLLETSPEDPESLNYLGLCLLELDNLKEALKAFEKAALFNPKNEEALYNAATTLIKLNRAQESLGYFDRILEISPDNLDVLNYKGVIFCMLDQYREALRAFDGVLKRDPENIKAIYNVGVVCFKQKLYETAARAFKEALSINPWHEQSLRYLGISLAKIGEYEEALKAFEKLLRINPQDVQSMNYRGVILGKLERFGEAIRAFDEILRIYPDMADAREKLEVLKSLENDEELY is encoded by the coding sequence ATTGCAAAAAAGGGAATCGGAGGAATTATTATCGTTTACGATGAAGCCTTTCAAAGAGGCCTTGACCTGGTTAAACATAAAAGATATGAAAAAGCTGTAAACACGTTCAATAAGATACTGGATAAAAACCCGGGACATACAGGAGCCCTATTTAACAGAGGTCTTGCTCTTCTTGAAATTAAAAAACCCCAGGAGGCCCTCGATTCATTTAATGAAGTCCTGCAGCTCGAACCCGGAAACTCCGATGCCCTCTATAGAAAAGGAACCTGTCTTGCAGCTCTCTTAAAATTTGGAGAATCCCTCGAAGCCTATGAAAGCGCCCTCGAAACTTCCCCTGACAACCCTGAAATCTGGTATATGAGAGGGCTTGCATTTGCCGAAATAGACAGGACTGAAGCTTCAATCCTTTGTTTTGAAAAAGCTCTTGAACTCATGCCTGAATATGCAGCCGCCTGGTGTGCAATGGGGACAGTAGCCGGAAAGGCAGAGAGGTATGAAGAAGCCCTTGAGAATTTTGAACGTGCACTTGAAATTAACCCAAAGGACTCCGAAGCCTGCTATGCAAAAGGTCTTGTCCTTGCAAAACTTGAAAAATATGACAGTGCTCTGGAATGCTTTGATTCCCTTACAAGGGAAAATCCGAGAAATGAAAACGCCCTTGAACAGAAATGCCTTTTGCTTGCAAAGATAGGGAAAAAAGATTTAGCTCTTGAAGCTCTCGAAGATTTCTTAAAGAAATATCCTGCAAATGAGGCTGCACTTTACCATAAAGGTATCCTCTTAAGCGAGCTTTCAAGATACGAAGAAGCAGAAAAAATCTTTTCGAAAGTATTGAAACTCGATCCCGAGAACAGGGAAGCCTGGTTCAGGAAAGGTTTTGCCCTTGTACAGCTTCTCAGGCTCAATGAAGCCATAAAAGCTTTTGAAGAAGCCATTAAGATCGATCCCTCTTATTTTGAGGCCTGGAACTGCAGATGTTTTGCACTTATGAAACTCGAGGTCTACGAAGAAGCCCTTGAAGCTTTTGATTCCATGCTCAGAATCTATCCCGATGTGAAGGATATCTGGTACAGCAGGGCACTTGCTCTTCTGAAACTGCAGAACTATGCCGAAGCTGTCCAATCCTTTGCCCGTGTTACTGAACTTGACCCTGAAAATAAAGATGCATGGCTCCAGCAGGGGCTTCTGCTTGCCAGAACAGGGAAGCACGAAGAAGCCCTGAATGCCCTTGAAAAACTGCTTGAATATGATCCTGATTTTACCGAAGCCCAGAAACTAAGGGGTACAGTGCTTGCAGGGCTCGGACGTTTTGAAGAAGCCCTTGGACCCCTTGAGAAAAGTCTTGAAAAAGAGCCTGAAAACTATAACCTCTGGCTTCAAAAAGGACTTATTCTCCTTGATACAGGCAAACTAGAACCTGCAATTGATGCTTTTGAAAATGCTGCACGCCTGAATCCTGATAATGAGACCTGCTGGATGAACATGGGTTTTGCCCTTTACTCCCTGGAGCGTTATGAAGAAGCTCTTGAAGCTTTTAAGGAAGGACTGCGGCTGAACCCCTACCTTGAGACGGGCTGGAACAGGAAAGGAATAGTTCTCGGAAAACTTGGAAAAACAGGAGAAGCCCTTGAAGCCTTTGAAGAAGCAATAAAACTCAGGCCTGATTTCGAAGATGCCTGGAAGAATAGAGGGCTTTTACTTTTTGCCTCAGAAGAATGTGAAAAAGCTGAAGAAGCCTTTGCCGAAGTCCTTAAGATAAACCCTGAAGATATAGATTCTCTCTACAACCGGGGTATATCCCTTCTTAAACTGGGAAGAAAAGAAACTGCCCTTGAATACCTTGAAAAAGTCGTTTCCCTCAGGCCCGATTACCCTGACCTGTCCTACAGCCTTGGTGTGGCGTTAACCGAACTTGGAGAATATGAAAAAGCTCTGGAAACCTTTGAAAAACTTGCTTCAGAGAACCCCTATGACCTGGAAATCCAGTGCAGGAGAGGAAAGCTTGCAATGGAGGTTGGAAATTATGAAACTGCCCTGCAGGCATTTGAAAGGATATTGACTGAAAAACCCGCATCAAGAGAAGCCTGGTACAGGAAAGGGCTTGCTCTCCTGAAGCTGGAAAACTTTGAGGAAGCTGTAAAAGCCTTCGATGCGGTAGCTACAAAAGATGCGGATTACGAAGATGCCGGAGTCCTGAAGGGCTTTGCCCAGATGAAACTTAAAGAATGCGCATCTGCTCTTGAGACCTTTGAGAGGGTGCTTGAGAAAAAACCCGACTCTGACACCGCCTGGTACTACAGGGGCATGATACTTTACACCCTTCAAAGACAGGAAGAAGCTGCAAAAGCATTTGAATCAGCTTCCCGCCTGAACCCTGGACTTTATACAGCTTTTGAATACAGGGCAAAGTGCCTTTTCGAAACAGGGCAGTATGAAGCTGCTTTCGAAGCTTTTGAAGCTGTACTGGAAAAAGACCCTGAAAACCTTTCAGCCCTGGAAAAAAGGGCAATTTGCCTCTTTGAACTGAAGAAGAATAAAGAAGCAGTCGATGCCCTCTCAACCCTGCTTGAAAGCGACCCGGAAAGGAAAGACACGAAACTAAGGCTTGAAGAGGCAAAACTCAGGCTGGGAATTGAATATTTCGAGCTTGGACAGTATGAAAATGCTCTTGAACTTTTTGAAGGAATAAATGAAAAAGCTGAAGGAATATACGAAAAAACCCGGGACCCTCAAAAACCCAATTCCGTACTTTACTGGAAAGGGCTTGTGTTTATCCGGCAGGAAGCTTACGAGAAAGCAGTTGAAGCATTTAAAGGGATTACTGATCAGGACCCGAACTTTGCTGAAGGCTGGTACTTTACAGGGCTGTCATGTTCAAAACTTGGAAGATATGAGGAAGCTTCCGAAGCTTTCAAAAAAGCCCTTGAAATCAATTCTGCATTACGTGACACACACGACATATGCTATCAGCTGGGGATTTCCAATTTTGAACTGGGAAAGTTTGAGGAGGCTCTGAAAGCTTTCGAAAAGGCTTTTAAGACGACTCCTGATCGGGAACAAATTACGGAAACTACTTATACGGACCTTATCTACATGAAGAGTCTTTCCCTGCTCAGGCTTGGAAGATATAAAGAAGCTGAGGTGGGTTTTAAGGAAGTTATTTTCAGAGACCCGGACAATGCTGAAGCCCTCGCACACCTGAGCACTGCATGTTTCAAACAGGAACACTACGAAGAAGCCCTGGAGATCTTTGAAAAGGTTCTCAGTCAGACCCCTGAAAGAAAAACTGTCCTTTTCCGGAAAGGAGTTGCCTTAAAAGCCCTCGGTAAAATACAGGATTCTCTGGACATTTTTGACCTTGTCCTGAAGCTCAAGCCTGACTGTTCTTATGCCCTTGAACAGAGAGGATACGCTCTCTTTGAACTGGGAAGGTATGGAGAAGCAGCGGAAGCTTTTAAAGAAGCGCTTGAATACTGCCCGAATAAGACATACATGCAATACCTTAAAGGGCTTGCCTTTTTCAGGATTGGAAACTTCACCGAAGCTCTGGAAGGGTTTGGAAAAGCCCTTGAGCTCGGGTGCCAGAAGCCTGATATTCCTTATTACACAGGGCTTTCCTGTTTCGAAACAGGAGACTATGCAGGAGCTTTAAAAGCCTTTGACAGACTCCCTGAAGAAGGGACACAGGACCCGGATGTCCTGCAAAAAAGAGCTCTTGCACTTTTTGAACTTGGCAGGCAGGAAGAAGCCGTATCTGCAGTAAATTTCCTTCTAGAGCTTTCCGCAGAAAACTTAACCATAGGAGAAAAAGGAAATGAGCCAGAAGGAAATGAGCCCGAGAAAAGCCCGGAAGAAAATAACCGGATCTGTCAGGAACTGCTTGAAAAGTTTGCATCCGCCCTTATAGAGCTGGGAAAACCTGAAGAAGCTCTCCTGCCTCTCGAAAAGCTTGCAAGAGAAGGGTCGGCTTCAAAAGAAACCCTTTATGACAGAGGGATAGCACTTCTGGAGCTGGGGAGACAGGAAGAAGCCTTTGAAATATTTTCAGACCTGATTGAGATTTATCCGGACTTTAAAAAGGCATGGTATGGAAAAGGGCTGGTGCTGTTTTCACAGGAACATTACGAAGAAGCCCTGAAAGCCCTTAAACAGGCTGTCCCGGACGGGGAAGAGTCGAAAATAGGCGAACCTGAACTGGAAGACGCCTTGACTAAAATAGGGCTTTCCCAGCTCAAAACCGGGAAATACGAAGATGCCTGCGACACCTTTGAAAAGGTTCTTGAGAAAAATCCAATGGCTGCTGATATATGGTACTTAAGCGGCCTTGTTATGAGGGGGCTTGACCAGAATGAGGATGCAGTGGAAGCTTTTAACAGGGCTCTGGAAATCAAACCTGACCTGAGAGCTGCCCAGGAACAGAAAGGGCTTGCCCTTCTTTCACTTTGCAGGTATGAAGAAGCCAGGGATGCCTTCAGTTCAGTCCTTGAAGAGAGCCCTGAAAATGCAGACGTCCTTTACAACCGTGCAGTGGCAAGTTTCAAGACCCTCAACTTTGAAGATGCTGCAAAAGACCTTGAAAAAGTGCTCCTTTTTGCCCCTGACTCCCCTGATTATACCGAAGCCTGTTATATGCTGGGAATTGCCAGTATAGAGCTTCAGGATTACGAAAGAGCCCTGCAGGCACTTGACATGGTTCTTGAATGGGAGCCTGAACACGAAGAAGCACTTTATAATATGGCTCTGGTCCTTTTCAACCTCGAAGAGTACGAAGAAGCTGCCAGAACCTTTGAACAGCTGCTTGAAACATCTCCTGAAGACCCTGAAAGCCTTAATTATCTGGGCCTCTGCCTCCTGGAACTGGACAACCTCAAAGAAGCCCTGAAAGCCTTTGAAAAAGCAGCCCTCTTCAACCCGAAAAACGAAGAAGCCCTGTATAATGCAGCCACAACCCTCATTAAATTAAACAGGGCCCAGGAATCCCTGGGATACTTTGACCGCATCCTTGAGATTTCCCCTGATAACCTCGATGTCCTGAACTATAAAGGAGTTATTTTCTGCATGCTGGACCAGTACAGGGAAGCTCTGCGTGCCTTTGACGGAGTGCTCAAAAGGGACCCGGAAAATATAAAAGCGATTTATAATGTAGGGGTTGTCTGCTTTAAACAGAAGCTCTACGAAACCGCAGCCAGAGCATTTAAAGAAGCTCTCTCCATAAACCCCTGGCATGAGCAGTCCCTGAGATACCTGGGCATCTCCCTTGCAAAAATCGGAGAATACGAAGAAGCCCTGAAAGCCTTCGAAAAACTGCTCAGGATAAACCCGCAGGACGTCCAGTCCATGAATTACAGGGGGGTCATCCTTGGAAAGCTGGAAAGGTTCGGGGAAGCTATAAGGGCTTTTGATGAAATCCTGCGCATTTACCCGGATATGGCAGACGCAAGGGAAAAACTTGAGGTTTTGAAGTCTCTTGAAAATGATGAAGAATTATACTAA
- the mtaA gene encoding methylcobamide:CoM methyltransferase MtaA: protein MGDMTLKERLLNALEGKQVDKVPVCSVTQTGIVELMDQVGAPWPEAHSEPELMAKLAIANYEVSGLEAVRVPYCLTVLAEAMGCEVNMGTKNRQPSVTAHPYPKDLEGMEMPENLIDKGRIQAVLGSIKIIREKVGPDVPIIGGMEGPVTLASDLSSVKTFMKWSLKKPDLFEQVLDFATEATIAYANSMALAGADVVAIADPVASPDLMSPDSFKNILQSRLQRFSSNVNSVTVLHVCGNVNPILDYMADCGFEGLSVEEKIGSVKKAKEILGDRTRLVGNISSPFTLLPGPVDKIKTEARQALDDGVDVLAPGCGIAPMTPVSHIKAMVEARDEYYA from the coding sequence ATGGGTGATATGACACTTAAGGAGAGACTTTTAAACGCATTGGAAGGAAAGCAGGTTGACAAAGTGCCTGTTTGTTCCGTGACTCAGACCGGGATTGTAGAATTGATGGATCAGGTGGGAGCACCCTGGCCAGAAGCTCACTCAGAACCTGAACTGATGGCAAAGCTGGCGATTGCAAATTATGAGGTCAGCGGGCTCGAAGCTGTGAGGGTTCCATACTGCCTGACAGTGCTTGCAGAAGCAATGGGATGTGAGGTCAATATGGGGACAAAAAACAGGCAGCCTTCTGTCACAGCTCACCCTTACCCCAAAGATCTCGAAGGTATGGAAATGCCTGAGAACCTGATTGATAAGGGCAGGATCCAGGCTGTCCTGGGCTCTATTAAAATCATCAGAGAAAAGGTAGGACCTGATGTGCCTATTATCGGCGGTATGGAAGGTCCGGTTACCCTTGCCTCCGACCTCTCAAGTGTAAAGACTTTTATGAAATGGTCTCTGAAAAAACCCGATCTTTTTGAGCAGGTACTTGATTTTGCTACCGAAGCCACAATAGCCTACGCAAACTCTATGGCTCTTGCAGGAGCAGACGTTGTTGCCATTGCGGACCCTGTTGCATCTCCTGACCTGATGAGTCCTGACTCCTTTAAAAATATACTTCAATCAAGACTCCAGAGGTTTTCCTCAAATGTGAACTCGGTCACAGTCCTGCACGTCTGCGGCAATGTAAATCCTATCCTTGACTATATGGCAGACTGTGGTTTCGAAGGTCTGAGTGTTGAAGAAAAAATAGGGAGCGTAAAGAAAGCCAAAGAAATACTCGGGGACAGAACCAGGCTCGTAGGAAACATTTCAAGCCCGTTCACTTTGCTTCCGGGCCCGGTTGACAAAATAAAAACCGAAGCCAGGCAGGCTCTTGATGACGGAGTTGACGTGCTGGCACCGGGATGTGGAATTGCGCCCATGACCCCTGTTTCTCACATTAAAGCTATGGTAGAAGCCAGGGACGAGTATTACGCCTGA
- a CDS encoding O-acetyl-ADP-ribose deacetylase, which yields MELNIDRIRIFEGDIVKMRVDAIVNAANNTLLGGGGVDGAIHRAAGPALLEECKTLNGCPTGEAKITSGYLLPAKYIIHTVGPVWQGGEKGEDELLASCYRKSLELARDYKIKTIAFPAISTGAYGFPSERAAGIAVSQVKEFLQKNEIPETVYLVCYNKDSCKSIKKALSKIL from the coding sequence ATGGAGCTAAACATAGATAGAATAAGGATATTCGAAGGCGATATCGTGAAAATGAGAGTGGATGCCATTGTTAATGCTGCAAATAATACACTCCTGGGAGGCGGAGGAGTAGACGGAGCAATCCACAGAGCTGCAGGTCCTGCATTACTTGAGGAATGTAAAACTCTTAACGGCTGCCCTACAGGAGAAGCAAAAATTACATCAGGGTACCTTCTGCCTGCAAAATATATTATACATACAGTTGGCCCTGTGTGGCAGGGAGGAGAAAAAGGAGAGGACGAGCTTCTGGCTTCCTGCTACAGGAAAAGCCTTGAACTTGCCAGGGATTACAAAATAAAAACAATTGCTTTTCCAGCCATAAGTACGGGAGCCTATGGCTTTCCTTCCGAAAGGGCAGCAGGTATTGCAGTTTCTCAGGTGAAGGAGTTTCTTCAGAAAAACGAGATTCCTGAGACTGTTTATCTGGTCTGTTATAACAAAGACAGCTGCAAAAGCATCAAAAAAGCCTTGAGCAAAATCTTGTGA